The Halorussus gelatinilyticus genome contains the following window.
TAACTTCCTGCAACTGCTCAATCCGCCGCTGACCGACACCTCCCAGAGCGCGCCCATCTCGTACGTCAACTGGTCGGGAACCGAGGCGTCCCAGCGGGCCAGGCAGGCGTGGACCACGGTTCAAAACAATCCCGCACCGACCGACAAGGCCGAGAGACTCCGGAATCAGGCGTACATCGAGATGGAGGAGGCCAACTGGCAGGACTGCGTCTTCCTCAACGTCTACCACGAGACCGACCAGCGGTTCTGGTACGACTACGCCCAGATTCCGAAGTTCGGCGCGGCCGGAACCAGCCGTCAGATGTTCAACGGAGTGACGCTGAACGAACCGAACGCCGGCGGCGGGTCGAACTGACGCTTTTCGGGGCGTAACGCGGCCGAATCGACTCGTTCGAGTCGATTCGGCCGGACGCGCCGGGTATCCTACTCGACCGAACTCTCCGAGTTCGAGAGTAGCCTCGCGCGCCGAACGGAGACGGGGAATCGTCCCGAGCGATTCCACGCCCGGTTTGAGAGTAGTGACGGCCCGCGGAACGCCCGCGGACTACTGCGCGTCGTCTCGGTCGTCGGCCGCGCCGCCGAACAGTCCGGCGCACACCGCCGCCCACGTCCGAGTTCGCCTCGACCGCTTGCCGCCGAGTCGGTTCAGGTCCATACCTAGTTTAGGCCGACCTAAACTACTTAATCCTTCCGCTCGACGTCGAACCGTCGGTTCGACGCTCGATTCCTCCTCGCGTCTCGCTTCGGGCCTCTCCGCGCTCCGCAATCCACTTGGTCCCCTCGCGCGAACGGTCCGGCATGGCGCTGTCCGACCGGGAGTGGCGACTGATTCGAGAGGAGTCCCGACGCGGCCCGCTGAACATGGCCCTGGACGAGATCGCCGCGGAAACCGCGGCCGAGGAGGGAGTTCGGACGGTCCGGGTCTACCAGTGGAACCCCAGCACGCTCTCGCTGGGCTACCGTCAGGACCCCGACACCGTGGCGTGGGACTACTGCGAGCGCGAGGGCATCACCGTCACGCGCCGACCCACGGGCGGCGGCGGCATCTACCACGACCGGCACGGCGATATCTCCTACTCCATCGTCGCGCCCGCCGACGAACTGCCGGGCGACCTGATGGAGACCTACGAGACGCTCTGCGAACCGGTCTTCGACGCCTTCGAGCGCCTCGGCATCGACGCCCGGTTCACCGACGAGAAACTGCCCGAAATCCACCAACCGGCGTGCTACCTGCGGGAACTCCACCCGGCCCACGACATCGTGGCCGGGGCGGAGGGGCGAAAGATCTCGGGCAACGCCCAGTACCGCCGGAAGGACGCAGTCATCCAGCACGGGTCGCTGACGTTCGACCTCGACGCCGAGCGCCACTTGGCGACGTTCGCGGCCCCCGACACCACGCCCGCACGGTTCCGCGAGCGCGTGACGGCGATGAATCGAGAAGCGGACGTGACTCGACGGGAGGCCGTCGAAGCGGTCGAGGAGGCCCTGCGCGAGTGGGCCGACGCCGAGGGGGGCGCGTGGTCCGACGAGGAACTGGCCCGCGCGGAAGCGCGCGCCGAGGCGAAGTTCGAGAGCGAGGCGTGGGTCCGGGATCGCGAAGACCCGACCGCCTGAACGCCAGTCGGCGCCGATTTCGCCATCGCGAGTGGCTGTTCTTCGACTCCACGCGACAAATGACACACGTCTTATAATGTCTGCGTGAAAAGATATAAGATAATTTACCGAGACGTTCGGATATCGTGGTTCACCTCGGTACATTCCACAACGCGACGACCGGCCTCCCGCTCGAACGGACCGACGACGGCCACCTCGTCCCCGACGCCTCCGTCGAAGAGATACACGAGGACGCGAAGCGCGCGATGCGCGACCAGATTCGCCACGGCGTGCTGGCAGACGACCTCGGCTACGACTCGCTGTTCCTCTCCGAACACCACGCCCAGACGATGGGCCAGGAGGTCAGCACCAACCCGCTCCAGACGCTGACCGCAATCGCGGCCCGGACCGACTCGCTGCGTCTCGGACAGGCGTCCTGCATCCTCCCGTGGTACGAACCGGTCCGATTCGCGGAGCAGGCCGCCCTCCTCGACGTGGTCAGCGACGGACGCGCCGAAATTGGCATCGGGCGCGGGTATCAGCCCCGCGAGGCCGAACTCATGGGACAGTACTGGGGCGGCGGCGTCCAGAACCAGCCACAGAACTACGAGTCGTTCGAGGAGAAGTACGAAATCGTCCGGAAGGCGTGGACAGAGGACGTGTTCTCCTACGACGGCGAGTACCACAGCGTCCCACCGAAGGGGACCAAGTGGCACCACGAACAGGAGAAGGCATACTACGAGAGCGACGCCTGCGAGTACGACCTCGACGACGTCATCGACTGGACCGACTCTAACCTCTACGCCAGCGACGGGCCGAACGAAGTCGTCTCTGGCGGTTCGACGCTCGACGCGGTGTCGGTCTACCCGCAACCCGAACAGTCACCCCATCCGCAACTCTGGCAACCCGCGTTCTCGCCGCGCTCGATGAAGTTCGCCGCCGAGCGCGGCATCAACGGCTTCTACATCGGCCTGCCCAACGACGCGCTCGAAGACGCCATCGGGGCTTACTATCAGTTCGCCGAGCAGGCGGGCTGGCCGGACCACCGCCCGGAGTACGACGGCGAACCCTTCGCCTTCGGGTGGGACGAGCGACGCAATCGCGGCGTCGCGGTCACTCGCTACGTGTTCAACACCGACGCCGCCGACGCGGAGACGCTCGACCGCTGGAAGCGCGGACTGGAGAACCAGTGGAACTACTACGCGCCGCTGGGTCTGCTCGGGGCGGTCTCGGGACTCGATTACGAAGAAGCGACGGCGGCGTTGCGCGAACACGGGGCGGACCTGTTCGTGGAGAAGGGCGTCGCTATCGTCGGTGACGCCGACCACATCCGGGACGAGGTGTCGAGCATCGTCGAGGAGTGCGGACTCGACGGCCTGAACTTCCAACCGGCGTTCGAGGTCAACGGCGTCGGCGGCGAGGCGGTGGACGACCAGTTGCGCGCGTTCGGCGAGGACGTCGCGCCGTACCTCCGCGAACAGTTCCCGGGACCGACCGAGGAGGCGACGACCGGAAGCGCCGCGGCCGCCGACGGCGGGAGCGTCGAGACGGCGAGCGCGTCCACCGCATCCACCGAGAGCAGTCCGGAGCGGTCGGCCGCGTCCGCCGACTTGGCGTCCGACCGACCCGACGCCCCGACCGACGGCGAAGCGGACACGTCGCTCGACGCCGACGAACTCGTGGCCGGTGTCGTCGCCCGGGCCGAGCGAGCGATGGACGCGATTGCCGACTACGACCAGGCCGCGACCGACGAACTGGTCCGAGCGGTCGGGTGGGCCGCGTATCGGGACGACCACGTCGAACCGGTCGCACGCGCCGCCGTGGAGGACACCGCCATCGGCAACGTCTCGGACAAAGTCTACAAGGTGAAACGACAGGTGGAAGGGACGCTGGCCGACCTCCGTGACGCCCCGTCGGTCGGCGTCGTGGAGCGCGACCCCGAGCGCGGCGTCCGCGAGGTCGCCAAGCCGGTCGGCGTCGTCGGCGCGTTCACCCCCTCGACCAACCCCGTGGCGACGGTGCCGCAACTGGCGATGCTCGCGCTGAAGGGACGAAACGCCGTCGTCTTCTCGCCGTCGCCTCAGACTCGGCGGGCCTGCGCGGAGTTGGTCGAGCACGTCCGCGAGGAGTTAGCGGCGGTCGGCGCGCCCGCCGACCTCGTGCAGGTGGTGCCCGGCGAGATAGACAAGCCGAAGGCCCACGCGTTGATGGAACGGGCAGACCTGTTGCAGGTCACCGGTTCGCAGAACAACGTCGAGGCCGGGCAGTCGTCGGGGACGCCCAACTACAGCGTCGGCGCGGGCAACGTCGTCAGCGTGGTGGACGAGACTGCTGACATCGCGCAGGTCGCGGAGTTCGTCGGGGTCAGCAAGCCGCTGGACGACGGCGCGACCTGCGTCAACGTCAACTCGCTCGTCGCGGAGTCGTCGGTCGCCGACGAACTCCGAACGGCGCTCGAAGTCGCGGGCGGGTACTACTGCGACGACGCCGAACGCGACCGAGTCGAGGAAACGCTCTTCCGCGACGGACATCTCGACCGACGGGCCATCGCCTCGGACGCGGGGACGCTGGCCGAGATGGCGGGCATCGACCGCGCCGCTGACGCCGACTTCCTGGTGGTAGACGGC
Protein-coding sequences here:
- a CDS encoding lipoate--protein ligase family protein; the protein is MALSDREWRLIREESRRGPLNMALDEIAAETAAEEGVRTVRVYQWNPSTLSLGYRQDPDTVAWDYCEREGITVTRRPTGGGGIYHDRHGDISYSIVAPADELPGDLMETYETLCEPVFDAFERLGIDARFTDEKLPEIHQPACYLRELHPAHDIVAGAEGRKISGNAQYRRKDAVIQHGSLTFDLDAERHLATFAAPDTTPARFRERVTAMNREADVTRREAVEAVEEALREWADAEGGAWSDEELARAEARAEAKFESEAWVRDREDPTA
- a CDS encoding LLM class flavin-dependent oxidoreductase codes for the protein MVHLGTFHNATTGLPLERTDDGHLVPDASVEEIHEDAKRAMRDQIRHGVLADDLGYDSLFLSEHHAQTMGQEVSTNPLQTLTAIAARTDSLRLGQASCILPWYEPVRFAEQAALLDVVSDGRAEIGIGRGYQPREAELMGQYWGGGVQNQPQNYESFEEKYEIVRKAWTEDVFSYDGEYHSVPPKGTKWHHEQEKAYYESDACEYDLDDVIDWTDSNLYASDGPNEVVSGGSTLDAVSVYPQPEQSPHPQLWQPAFSPRSMKFAAERGINGFYIGLPNDALEDAIGAYYQFAEQAGWPDHRPEYDGEPFAFGWDERRNRGVAVTRYVFNTDAADAETLDRWKRGLENQWNYYAPLGLLGAVSGLDYEEATAALREHGADLFVEKGVAIVGDADHIRDEVSSIVEECGLDGLNFQPAFEVNGVGGEAVDDQLRAFGEDVAPYLREQFPGPTEEATTGSAAAADGGSVETASASTASTESSPERSAASADLASDRPDAPTDGEADTSLDADELVAGVVARAERAMDAIADYDQAATDELVRAVGWAAYRDDHVEPVARAAVEDTAIGNVSDKVYKVKRQVEGTLADLRDAPSVGVVERDPERGVREVAKPVGVVGAFTPSTNPVATVPQLAMLALKGRNAVVFSPSPQTRRACAELVEHVREELAAVGAPADLVQVVPGEIDKPKAHALMERADLLQVTGSQNNVEAGQSSGTPNYSVGAGNVVSVVDETADIAQVAEFVGVSKPLDDGATCVNVNSLVAESSVADELRTALEVAGGYYCDDAERDRVEETLFRDGHLDRRAIASDAGTLAEMAGIDRAADADFLVVDGEGVGERHPLSGEKLAPVLTVYEAPDFSAALDLTQSIVEYEGIGHSCTIHTSEDDRAERMGKAIDVGRVLVNQPSLCLAGAENNDLDFTLSLGGGTWAGNQFDDNLGYEYFLNFTTVAEDDGGRLPDREDLFGDYPVAEERPPEL